A region from the Mycolicibacterium phlei genome encodes:
- a CDS encoding alpha-(1->6)-mannopyranosyltransferase A: MSNVLTHHLFRLASFATAPQARPARLGFLGAILIAAGGLGAGSTRLHDPLLESLHLSWLRFGHGLVVSSVLLWAGVALMLVAWLWLGRQVINRTATEYTMIATTGFWLAPLLLSVPLFSRDTYSYLAQGALLRDGFDPYAVGPVDNPNSLLDNVSPIWTTTTAPYGPGFILVAKFVTMLVGDDVVAGTMLLRLCMLPGLALLIWAAPRMARHVGADGATALWICVLNPLVIIHLMGGVHNEMLMVGLMMAGIAVTFSGRHVAGIALIGTAVAVKATAGLALPFMVWVWTRDLRNRRGFSPVKAFAAATAASAAIFVAVFAVLSLAAGVGLGWLTALAGSVKIINWLTVPTAASNLINVFGGMFFPVNFYAVLEVARIIGIAVIAVSLPLLWWRFRHTDREALTGIAWVMVVVVLFVPAALPWYYTWPLAVASALTQSPRAIAVIAALSTWITVIWKPDGAHGMYSWGHVLLATASGAVAWYSLRKAAGAGSGVSTPSPEPGAPPRGPDESEARQPAGH; this comes from the coding sequence ATGTCCAACGTCCTGACCCACCACCTGTTCCGGCTTGCGTCGTTCGCCACGGCGCCGCAGGCCCGGCCGGCACGGCTGGGCTTCCTCGGCGCGATCCTGATCGCCGCCGGCGGACTGGGCGCGGGCAGCACCCGGTTGCACGATCCGCTGCTGGAGTCGCTGCACCTGTCGTGGCTGCGGTTCGGCCACGGGCTGGTGGTGTCGTCGGTGCTGCTGTGGGCCGGCGTGGCGCTGATGCTGGTGGCGTGGCTGTGGTTGGGCCGCCAGGTGATCAACCGCACCGCCACCGAGTACACGATGATCGCCACCACCGGGTTCTGGTTGGCGCCGCTGCTGCTGAGCGTTCCGCTGTTCAGCCGGGACACCTACTCCTATCTGGCGCAGGGCGCGCTGCTGCGCGACGGGTTCGACCCGTACGCCGTCGGACCGGTGGACAACCCGAATTCGTTGCTGGACAACGTCAGTCCGATCTGGACGACGACCACCGCACCCTACGGGCCGGGCTTCATCCTGGTCGCCAAGTTCGTCACGATGCTCGTCGGCGACGACGTCGTCGCGGGCACCATGCTGCTGCGTCTGTGCATGCTGCCCGGTCTGGCGCTGCTGATCTGGGCGGCGCCGCGGATGGCGCGCCACGTCGGAGCCGACGGTGCCACCGCGCTGTGGATCTGCGTGCTCAACCCGCTGGTGATCATCCATCTGATGGGCGGCGTGCACAACGAGATGCTGATGGTCGGGCTGATGATGGCCGGCATCGCGGTGACGTTCAGCGGCCGCCACGTCGCCGGGATCGCGTTGATCGGCACCGCGGTGGCGGTGAAAGCCACGGCCGGCCTTGCGCTTCCGTTCATGGTGTGGGTGTGGACGCGCGACCTGCGCAACCGGCGCGGCTTCTCCCCCGTCAAGGCGTTCGCGGCGGCGACGGCGGCCTCGGCCGCGATCTTCGTGGCGGTGTTCGCGGTGCTGTCGCTGGCCGCCGGCGTCGGGCTGGGCTGGCTCACCGCGCTGGCCGGGTCGGTGAAGATCATCAACTGGCTGACGGTGCCGACCGCCGCGTCCAACCTCATCAACGTGTTCGGCGGGATGTTCTTCCCGGTCAACTTCTACGCCGTGCTCGAGGTGGCCCGGATCATCGGCATCGCGGTGATCGCGGTGTCACTTCCGTTGCTGTGGTGGCGGTTTCGGCACACCGACCGCGAGGCGCTGACCGGTATCGCCTGGGTGATGGTGGTCGTCGTGCTGTTCGTGCCCGCCGCGCTGCCGTGGTACTACACCTGGCCGCTGGCGGTGGCCTCGGCGCTGACGCAGAGCCCGCGCGCGATCGCGGTGATCGCCGCACTGTCGACGTGGATCACCGTGATCTGGAAACCCGACGGCGCGCACGGCATGTACTCGTGGGGGCACGTGCTGCTGGCCACGGCGTCGGGCGCGGTGGCGTGGTACTCGCTGCGGAAGGCGGCGGGGGCCGGGTCCGGGGTCAGTACGCCATCGCCTGAGCCCGGCGCACCACCTCGCGGGCCTGATGAGAGTGAAGCGCGTCAACCGGCCGGGCATTAG
- a CDS encoding polyadenylate-specific 3'-exoribonuclease AS → MRYFYDTEFIDNGHTIELISIGVAAEDGREYYAVSTEFNPERAGSWVRKHVLPKLPPPSSQLWRSRKQIRTELEDFFGVDGDEPIELWAWVGAYDHVVLCQLWGPMTDLPPAIPRFTRELRQFWEDHGSPRMPPRPLDAHDALVDARHNLRRYQLITAGEVPVQR, encoded by the coding sequence GTGCGTTACTTCTACGACACCGAGTTCATCGACAACGGCCACACGATCGAGCTCATCTCGATCGGCGTCGCCGCCGAGGACGGGCGCGAGTACTACGCCGTCTCAACCGAGTTCAACCCCGAGCGGGCGGGCAGCTGGGTCCGCAAGCATGTGCTGCCCAAGCTGCCGCCGCCGTCGTCGCAGCTGTGGCGCTCCCGCAAGCAGATCCGCACCGAGCTGGAGGACTTCTTCGGCGTCGACGGCGACGAGCCCATCGAGCTGTGGGCGTGGGTCGGTGCCTACGACCACGTGGTGCTCTGCCAGCTGTGGGGGCCGATGACCGACCTGCCGCCGGCGATCCCGCGGTTCACCCGTGAGCTGCGCCAGTTCTGGGAGGACCACGGCTCCCCGCGGATGCCCCCGCGGCCGCTCGACGCGCACGACGCGCTGGTCGACGCACGGCACAACCTGCGCCGCTACCAGCTCATCACCGCCGGAGAAGTGCCAGTCCAGCGGTGA
- the mraZ gene encoding division/cell wall cluster transcriptional repressor MraZ: MFLGTYTPKLDDKGRLTLPAKFRDALAGGLMVTKSQDHSLAVYPRAEFEKLARRASQASRSNPEARAFLRNLAAATDEQHPDAQGRITLSAEHRRYANLSKECVVIGAVDYLEIWDAAAWQEYQQAHEENFSAATDEALHGII, encoded by the coding sequence ATGTTTCTCGGCACCTACACGCCGAAGCTCGACGACAAGGGGCGGCTGACGCTGCCCGCCAAGTTCCGCGACGCGCTGGCAGGAGGGTTGATGGTCACCAAGAGCCAAGATCACAGCCTCGCCGTCTACCCGCGCGCGGAGTTCGAGAAGCTGGCGCGGCGGGCGTCGCAGGCCTCGCGGAGCAATCCGGAAGCCCGTGCGTTCCTGCGCAACCTGGCCGCCGCCACCGACGAACAGCACCCGGACGCACAAGGCCGGATCACCCTGTCGGCCGAACACCGCCGCTACGCGAACCTGTCGAAGGAGTGCGTGGTCATCGGTGCGGTCGACTACCTGGAGATCTGGGACGCGGCGGCATGGCAGGAGTACCAGCAAGCCCACGAAGAGAACTTCTCCGCGGCCACCGATGAAGCTCTGCACGGCATCATCTGA
- a CDS encoding DUF3040 domain-containing protein, producing MPLSDHEQRMLDEIESALYAEDPKFASSVRGGTLRAPSTRRRLQGAALFVIGLALLVSGVAFPATQIGDFPVLSVLGFIVMFGGVVFAITGPRVPGGPRSLAEPGGARPKRAKGGGGSFTSRMEDRFRRRFED from the coding sequence ATGCCACTCTCCGATCATGAGCAGCGCATGCTCGACGAGATCGAGAGCGCGCTCTACGCCGAGGACCCGAAGTTTGCTTCGAGCGTTCGCGGTGGGACTCTGCGCGCCCCCTCCACTCGGCGCCGCCTGCAGGGTGCGGCGCTGTTCGTGATCGGTCTGGCTCTGCTGGTGTCCGGCGTCGCGTTCCCGGCGACGCAGATCGGCGACTTCCCGGTCCTCTCGGTGCTCGGCTTCATCGTGATGTTCGGCGGTGTCGTCTTCGCGATCACCGGTCCCCGGGTTCCGGGTGGCCCGCGCTCGCTCGCCGAGCCCGGCGGTGCGCGTCCCAAGCGCGCCAAGGGCGGCGGTGGCTCGTTCACCAGCCGGATGGAGGACCGGTTCCGTCGCCGTTTCGAGGACTAG
- a CDS encoding GNAT family N-acetyltransferase codes for MATYLIDLSPADMQRRLRDALTVYVEAMRYPRGTEEQRASMWLEHTRRPGWKAVAAVETEADDATNGDAPASEADLADAPIVGIAYGYCGAPDQWWQQQVVSGLQRVGTDRARIAELMGDYFELTELHIHPRAQGRGLGEALARRLLAGRGEAHVLLSTPEISGEANRAWRLYRRLGFTDVIRGYHFAGDPRAFAILGRALPL; via the coding sequence TTGGCGACATATCTCATCGATCTGTCGCCGGCCGATATGCAGCGCCGGCTCCGTGACGCCCTGACGGTCTACGTCGAGGCGATGCGTTACCCCCGCGGAACCGAGGAACAGCGGGCCTCGATGTGGCTCGAGCACACCCGCCGCCCGGGGTGGAAGGCGGTCGCCGCCGTCGAGACCGAGGCCGACGACGCCACCAACGGCGACGCGCCGGCCAGCGAAGCCGACCTGGCCGACGCCCCGATCGTCGGCATCGCCTACGGCTACTGCGGCGCCCCCGACCAGTGGTGGCAGCAGCAGGTGGTGTCGGGCCTGCAGCGCGTCGGCACCGACCGGGCCCGCATCGCCGAGCTGATGGGCGACTACTTCGAGCTCACCGAACTGCACATCCATCCGCGCGCGCAGGGCCGCGGGCTGGGCGAGGCGCTGGCCCGGCGGTTGCTGGCCGGGCGCGGCGAGGCGCACGTGCTGCTGTCCACCCCGGAGATCAGCGGTGAGGCGAACCGGGCCTGGCGGCTCTACCGCCGGCTCGGCTTCACCGACGTGATCCGCGGCTACCACTTCGCCGGGGATCCGCGCGCGTTCGCGATCCTGGGCCGGGCGCTGCCCCTGTGA
- a CDS encoding class II 3-deoxy-7-phosphoheptulonate synthase translates to MNWTVDVPIDQLPALPPLPDDLRQRLDAALARPALQQPSWDAEMARKMRTVLESVPPVTVPAEIERLKGLLADVARGEAFLLQGGDCAETFVDNTEPHIRANIRTLLQMAVVLTYGASVPVVKVARIAGQYAKPRSADIDALGLKSYRGDMINGFAPDAAAREHDPSRLVRAYANASAAMNLVRALTSSGLASLHQVHDWNREFVRTSPAGARYEALAAEIDRALTFMSACGVADHNLQTAEIYASHEALVLDYERAMLRLSDEETGTPKLYDLSAHYVWIGERTRQLDGAHIAFAEVIANPIGVKLGPTTTPELAVEYVERLDPNNEPGRLTLVTRMGNNKVRDLLPPIVEKVQATGHQVIWQCDPMHGNTHESSTGYKTRHFDRIVDEVQGFFEVHHALGTHPGGIHVEITGENVTECLGGAQDISDTDLAGRYETACDPRLNTQQSLELAFLVAEMLRG, encoded by the coding sequence GTGAACTGGACCGTCGACGTGCCCATCGACCAGTTGCCCGCGCTGCCGCCGCTGCCTGACGACCTGCGTCAACGGCTGGATGCGGCGCTCGCCCGGCCGGCGCTTCAGCAGCCCAGCTGGGACGCCGAGATGGCCAGGAAGATGCGCACCGTGCTGGAGAGCGTTCCGCCGGTGACGGTGCCCGCCGAGATCGAGCGGCTCAAGGGGCTGCTGGCCGACGTCGCGCGCGGTGAGGCCTTCCTGCTGCAGGGCGGTGACTGCGCGGAGACCTTCGTCGACAACACCGAACCGCACATCCGGGCCAACATCCGCACGCTGCTGCAGATGGCGGTGGTGCTCACCTACGGCGCCAGCGTGCCGGTGGTCAAGGTGGCCCGCATCGCGGGGCAGTACGCCAAGCCCCGTTCGGCCGACATCGACGCGCTGGGCCTGAAGTCCTACCGCGGCGACATGATCAACGGGTTCGCCCCGGACGCCGCCGCCCGTGAGCACGACCCGTCGCGGCTGGTGCGCGCCTACGCCAACGCCAGCGCCGCGATGAACCTGGTGCGCGCGCTGACCTCGTCGGGGCTGGCCTCGCTGCACCAGGTGCACGACTGGAACCGTGAGTTCGTCCGCACCTCGCCTGCGGGTGCCCGCTACGAGGCGCTGGCCGCCGAGATCGACCGGGCGCTGACGTTCATGAGCGCCTGCGGTGTGGCCGACCACAACCTGCAGACCGCCGAGATCTACGCCAGCCACGAGGCGCTGGTGCTCGACTACGAGCGCGCCATGCTGCGGCTGTCCGACGAGGAGACCGGCACCCCGAAGCTGTATGACCTGTCGGCGCACTACGTGTGGATCGGGGAGCGCACCCGCCAGCTCGACGGCGCGCACATCGCGTTCGCCGAGGTGATCGCCAACCCGATCGGGGTGAAGCTGGGGCCGACCACCACCCCGGAGCTGGCTGTCGAGTACGTCGAGCGGCTGGACCCGAACAACGAGCCCGGGCGGCTGACGCTGGTGACCCGGATGGGCAACAACAAGGTGCGCGACCTGTTGCCGCCGATCGTGGAGAAGGTGCAGGCCACCGGACACCAGGTGATCTGGCAGTGCGACCCGATGCACGGCAACACCCACGAGTCCTCGACCGGCTACAAGACCCGCCACTTCGACCGCATCGTCGATGAGGTGCAGGGCTTCTTCGAGGTGCACCACGCGCTGGGCACGCATCCGGGCGGCATCCACGTCGAGATCACCGGTGAGAACGTCACCGAGTGCCTCGGCGGCGCCCAGGACATCTCCGACACCGACCTGGCGGGCCGCTACGAAACCGCCTGCGATCCGCGGCTGAACACGCAGCAGAGCCTGGAGTTGGCGTTCCTGGTCGCGGAGATGCTCCGCGGTTAG
- a CDS encoding LppM family (lipo)protein, with protein MLMLVVLPTAVGCVRVRASITVSPDDRVSGQIVAAAKQRDPDDKGPQLLNNLPFANKVAVSEYSRDDYVGSQAVFSDLTFAEVPQLANMNRDAAGVDISLRRAGDLVILEGRVDLTTLSDPDADVSLTVSFPGEVTSTNGERVSAEIVEWKLKPGVVSTMNAQARYTDPSARSFTAAAIWLGIASFIVAGIIGAVAYLSRDQSPKVGSESD; from the coding sequence ATGCTGATGCTCGTCGTCCTGCCGACCGCCGTCGGGTGCGTGCGGGTGCGCGCGTCCATCACGGTCTCCCCCGACGACCGGGTCTCGGGCCAGATCGTGGCGGCCGCCAAACAGCGCGACCCCGACGACAAGGGCCCGCAGCTGCTGAACAACCTGCCGTTCGCCAACAAGGTCGCGGTCTCGGAGTACAGCCGCGACGACTACGTCGGCTCGCAGGCGGTGTTCTCCGACCTCACGTTCGCCGAGGTGCCGCAGCTGGCGAACATGAACCGCGATGCCGCCGGAGTCGACATCTCGCTGCGCCGGGCCGGGGATCTGGTGATCCTGGAGGGCCGTGTGGACCTCACCACACTCAGCGACCCCGACGCCGACGTCTCGCTGACGGTGTCGTTCCCGGGCGAGGTCACCTCCACCAACGGCGAGCGGGTGTCCGCCGAGATCGTCGAGTGGAAGCTCAAGCCCGGCGTGGTCAGCACGATGAACGCCCAGGCCCGCTACACCGACCCGAGCGCGCGCTCGTTCACCGCGGCGGCGATCTGGCTGGGCATCGCGTCGTTCATCGTCGCGGGCATCATCGGCGCGGTGGCCTACCTGAGCCGCGACCAGTCCCCCAAGGTCGGCAGCGAATCCGATTAG
- a CDS encoding protein kinase domain-containing protein produces the protein MSAVNAYPQADPLAGVVLDGRYRIDVLIATGGMSAVYRGLDLRLDRPVAVKVMDTRYAGDTQFLTRFQREARAVARLAHPGVVAVFDQGGGGAGGYPPYLVMELVEGGTLRELLRERGPMPPHAAAAVLGPVLGGLAVAHRAGLVHRDIKPENVLISDAGDVKLADFGLVRAVADAKITSTSVILGTAAYLSPEQVRTGDAGPESDVYGVGVLTFELLTGHTPFTGDSPLAVAYQRLDRDVPPPSTVIAGVPRQFDELVRHATARDPERRFADAGEMGDALDAIIDELGLPPFRVPAPSASAQRTSTTVVQRGPAPAPVPPPPPGPRQQTRAFVRDAEPPRPAPAEPEYQPVAGQFAGIDLEEFYWARQRARRAVLFWIVAVLTFTAAAAAGAWWLGSNLPNLL, from the coding sequence ATGTCAGCAGTGAACGCCTACCCGCAAGCCGACCCGCTCGCCGGGGTCGTGCTCGACGGTCGGTACCGGATCGACGTCCTGATCGCCACCGGCGGGATGTCGGCGGTGTACCGGGGGCTGGATCTCCGGCTGGACCGGCCGGTGGCGGTGAAGGTGATGGACACCCGGTACGCGGGTGACACCCAGTTCCTGACCAGATTCCAACGTGAGGCCCGCGCGGTGGCGCGGCTCGCCCACCCCGGGGTGGTCGCGGTGTTCGACCAGGGCGGCGGCGGGGCCGGCGGCTATCCCCCGTACCTGGTCATGGAACTGGTCGAGGGCGGCACGCTGCGCGAGCTGCTGCGCGAACGCGGGCCGATGCCGCCGCACGCCGCCGCGGCGGTGCTGGGGCCGGTGCTCGGCGGGCTGGCGGTGGCGCACCGGGCGGGCCTGGTACACCGCGACATCAAACCCGAGAACGTGCTGATCTCCGACGCCGGCGACGTCAAGCTCGCCGACTTCGGGCTGGTGCGCGCGGTCGCCGACGCCAAGATCACCTCCACCAGCGTGATTCTGGGCACCGCCGCCTACCTGTCACCCGAACAGGTGCGCACCGGCGACGCCGGCCCGGAGAGCGACGTGTACGGCGTCGGCGTCCTCACCTTCGAACTGCTGACCGGCCACACCCCGTTCACCGGTGACTCGCCGCTCGCGGTCGCCTATCAACGGCTGGACCGCGACGTTCCCCCACCGAGCACTGTGATCGCCGGTGTGCCAAGGCAATTCGACGAGCTTGTGCGGCACGCCACCGCACGCGACCCGGAGCGCCGGTTCGCCGACGCCGGCGAGATGGGCGACGCGCTCGACGCGATCATCGACGAACTGGGGCTGCCCCCGTTCCGGGTGCCCGCCCCGAGCGCGTCGGCGCAGCGCACGTCGACGACCGTCGTGCAGCGGGGCCCGGCGCCCGCCCCGGTCCCGCCACCGCCGCCCGGGCCGCGTCAGCAGACCCGCGCGTTCGTGCGCGACGCCGAACCTCCCCGGCCCGCACCGGCCGAGCCCGAATATCAGCCGGTGGCAGGGCAATTCGCCGGTATCGATCTCGAGGAGTTCTACTGGGCGCGCCAGCGGGCCCGGCGCGCGGTGCTGTTCTGGATCGTCGCCGTGCTGACATTCACCGCGGCCGCCGCCGCAGGCGCGTGGTGGCTGGGCAGTAACCTGCCGAACCTGCTCTAA
- a CDS encoding Rv2175c family DNA-binding protein, with translation MSNIPAADDVLDPDEEVYDLPTVADLLGVPVTKVHQQLREGHLLGVRRNGTVVVPKIFFDEHGHVVKSLPGLLVVMHDGGYGDTEILRWLFTPDPSLTIRRDGATDSQANARPVDALHSHQAREVVRRAQAMAY, from the coding sequence GTGAGCAACATTCCGGCCGCCGACGATGTTCTCGACCCCGACGAAGAGGTTTACGACCTGCCCACCGTCGCCGACCTGCTCGGCGTTCCGGTGACCAAGGTGCACCAGCAGCTGCGCGAGGGCCACCTGCTCGGGGTGCGGCGCAACGGCACCGTGGTGGTGCCGAAGATCTTCTTCGACGAGCACGGCCACGTCGTCAAGAGCCTGCCCGGGCTGCTGGTGGTCATGCACGACGGGGGTTACGGCGACACCGAGATCCTGCGGTGGCTGTTCACCCCGGACCCGTCACTGACGATCCGCCGGGACGGCGCGACGGACAGCCAGGCTAATGCCCGGCCGGTTGACGCGCTTCACTCTCATCAGGCCCGCGAGGTGGTGCGCCGGGCTCAGGCGATGGCGTACTGA
- the idsA2 gene encoding bifunctional (2E,6E)-farnesyl/geranyl diphosphate synthase, translated as MQAAAPSAVELAGAVTDQLRDYLRQRREDCAYMGSDYAELTAALEQFVVRGGKRLRPLFAYWGWRSVADHPRDLLDPGVLRLCSALELLHACALVHDDVIDASATRRGFPTVHRLFAEKHRTNSWHGSADQFGLSAAILLGDLALVWADDVVATADLPHDAALRVRRVWSAIRTEVLGGQYLDIVNEASGADSVASALTVNLYKTASYTITRPLQLGAAAAADRPDVQEAFGQFGNDLGVAFQLRDDVLGVFGDPVVTGKPSGDDLRSGKRTVLLAEAVELAEKTDPAGAKLLRTSIGSDLTDVQVKELCGVIESVGALAAVENRIEELSRRALDILEAADIDPQAKIGLAELTRLAANRSA; from the coding sequence GTGCAAGCAGCGGCACCGTCAGCCGTCGAGTTGGCAGGCGCCGTCACCGACCAGTTGCGTGACTACCTGCGCCAGCGCCGCGAGGACTGCGCGTACATGGGGTCCGACTACGCCGAGCTCACCGCGGCGCTGGAGCAGTTCGTGGTGCGCGGCGGCAAGCGGCTGCGCCCGCTGTTCGCGTACTGGGGGTGGCGTTCGGTCGCCGACCATCCGCGGGACCTGCTCGATCCCGGGGTGCTGCGGCTGTGTTCCGCGCTGGAACTGCTGCACGCCTGCGCGCTGGTGCACGACGACGTGATCGACGCGTCGGCCACCCGACGCGGCTTTCCCACCGTGCACCGGCTGTTCGCCGAGAAGCACCGCACCAACTCCTGGCACGGTTCGGCCGACCAGTTCGGGCTGTCGGCGGCGATTCTGCTCGGCGACCTGGCGCTGGTGTGGGCCGACGACGTCGTCGCGACCGCCGACCTGCCGCACGACGCCGCCCTGCGGGTGCGCCGGGTGTGGTCGGCGATCCGCACCGAGGTGCTCGGCGGCCAGTACCTCGACATCGTCAACGAGGCCAGCGGTGCGGACTCGGTGGCCTCGGCGCTGACGGTCAACCTCTACAAGACCGCGTCCTACACGATCACCCGGCCGCTGCAGCTCGGCGCGGCCGCGGCCGCCGACCGGCCCGACGTGCAGGAGGCGTTCGGACAGTTCGGCAACGACCTGGGCGTGGCGTTCCAGCTGCGCGACGACGTGCTCGGGGTGTTCGGCGATCCGGTGGTCACCGGTAAGCCCTCCGGCGACGACCTGCGTTCGGGTAAGCGCACGGTGCTGCTGGCCGAGGCGGTCGAGCTGGCCGAGAAGACCGATCCCGCCGGCGCCAAACTGCTGCGCACCTCGATCGGCTCGGACCTGACCGACGTCCAGGTCAAGGAGCTGTGCGGGGTGATCGAGTCGGTCGGGGCGCTCGCGGCGGTGGAGAACCGCATCGAGGAGTTGAGCCGCCGCGCGCTCGACATCCTCGAGGCCGCCGATATCGACCCGCAGGCCAAGATCGGTCTGGCTGAGCTGACCCGATTGGCCGCCAACCGGTCCGCATAG
- the rsmH gene encoding 16S rRNA (cytosine(1402)-N(4))-methyltransferase RsmH: protein MKLCTASSDAAIDRIDRHLARASRPLPEPALAYFPDARSVLSDRDPGAGASDGGSVMTQRSGDDYGHIPVLLDRCVELLTPALTRRSPDGDGAVLVDATLGAGGHAERFLTELPKLRLIGLDRDPDALWIAGERLAPFADRVTVVRTRYDGIGRVLGETGFYAGEERLPVMGVLFDLGVSSMQLDRPERGFSYAADAPLDMRMDPDATLTAADVLNTYDQKAIARLLKDFGEERFAGRIAAHIVKRRAVRPFRTTGELVELLYDAIPAPARRTGGHPAKRTFQALRIAVNGELDSLRAALPAAMEALAPGGRIVVMAYQSLEDRIVKSVFAEATASKTPEGLPVELPGHEPEFVALTRGAERASDEEIDRNPRSAPVRLRALEKVGRP, encoded by the coding sequence ATGAAGCTCTGCACGGCATCATCTGACGCGGCGATCGACCGGATCGATCGACACCTGGCCCGTGCATCGCGGCCTCTGCCCGAACCGGCCCTGGCGTACTTCCCCGACGCCAGGTCCGTGCTCTCGGACAGGGACCCCGGTGCAGGGGCGTCGGACGGAGGGAGTGTGATGACGCAGCGCTCCGGCGACGACTACGGCCACATCCCGGTCCTGCTGGACCGCTGCGTCGAGCTGCTCACCCCCGCGCTGACCCGGCGCAGTCCCGACGGCGACGGCGCTGTTCTGGTCGACGCCACGCTGGGGGCCGGCGGGCACGCCGAGCGGTTCCTCACCGAGCTGCCCAAGCTGCGGCTGATCGGGCTGGACCGTGACCCCGACGCGCTGTGGATCGCCGGTGAGCGGCTGGCCCCGTTCGCCGACCGGGTGACGGTGGTGCGCACCCGCTACGACGGCATCGGCCGGGTGCTGGGTGAGACAGGTTTCTACGCAGGGGAGGAGCGGCTGCCGGTGATGGGCGTGCTGTTCGACCTCGGCGTGTCCTCGATGCAGCTGGACCGGCCCGAGCGCGGCTTCTCCTATGCCGCCGACGCCCCGCTGGACATGCGGATGGACCCGGACGCCACGCTGACCGCCGCCGACGTGCTCAACACCTACGACCAGAAGGCGATCGCGCGGTTGCTCAAGGACTTCGGTGAGGAGCGGTTCGCCGGCCGGATCGCCGCCCACATCGTCAAGCGCCGCGCCGTGCGGCCCTTCCGCACCACCGGCGAGCTCGTCGAACTGCTCTACGACGCGATCCCCGCGCCGGCCCGCCGCACCGGCGGGCACCCGGCCAAGCGCACCTTCCAGGCGCTGCGCATCGCGGTCAACGGCGAACTCGACTCGCTGCGCGCGGCCCTGCCCGCGGCGATGGAGGCGCTGGCACCCGGCGGGCGCATCGTCGTGATGGCCTACCAGTCGCTGGAGGACCGCATCGTCAAGTCCGTGTTCGCCGAGGCCACCGCGTCCAAGACGCCGGAGGGTCTGCCGGTCGAACTGCCCGGCCACGAACCCGAATTCGTGGCGCTGACCCGCGGCGCCGAGCGCGCGTCCGACGAGGAGATCGACCGTAACCCGCGTAGCGCGCCCGTGCGGCTACGCGCTCTGGAGAAGGTGGGCCGGCCATGA